The genomic segment acatacatacatacatacatatatatatatatatatatatatatatatatatatatatatatatatatatatatatatatatatatatatatatatatatatatatatatatatatatatatatatatatatatatatatgagatataaattttgtattaatttcattaattatagttgagtataaatattattattaattttttctaaaaaacgcataaaataaggaaattcataaattgggttaaaaataaataattctggaaaaaaaataatttattttagtgttaccgtattttcttttaatttaatttattattgtgaaattttgtgatatttaaattttaaagaaataaattaatagtctaaattgttattataggcgaaaagaaagaaaaatttaaataataattaaaattaatttattttggtgaataagaatacacaccaactcatttaataataagttatttattttaaaatatttcgtgtagattttgatcttaagaaaattaattatttatgtactaaatctaaaattaatctattaaaaattaattaaagaaaataaaactttattttctaaaattttggataaatgggctGGATCTATAATAAATCCAATATGCCCGTTTTGagacatttttagtatttatttatgatgaaaCTATTTAttgtatcatttataataaatagaaatttaagaaattaataaagcttaattgaaaatttatctataaataaatactaaagacccatttcagtttaataataaatgattatttatatgtaagttgttataaataaatttctatcatatgttattgtaatgttacatttatatgaaaacagtaacatgataataaaaaggcttgatagtaaggaaatgtcgaaccatgcttccggcatgtaaaaaacgtgggacgtgttttccgacACGTAAATTACGgtgaacacagtaaggttgtttaacctgatctgtggctcgagcaacattgtactagAGGAgagacgactcccactaagttaggggttttggttaacctcaccctaacaggcccttacatatatcaaacaaagatcatatgtgttgcattcattaaataagtaatcggattccacgccctaacactcaagcagaagtgttagtaaatcacgccctggtactcaggCAAAAGtaccagaagtttaatatatttaaataaatctaatcttaaaatgaatttcctataatacataagataccttgcatattatttattgtgatgcacttatctttgcatattacttattgcaatgcatatattttctatacttgtataattgcggtaagtttttatactcggttttttttaaaactgACCGATTTCCATTGGCTGTTCCCCTATTTTGGGAGCAAATGCTacaggtaactttacatgaagttattaagaaactattgtattgtttatgtgagattaggatataatatgtatgtagtttatattatggacgataattatgtattaaagaaagatgtaatatttaaaattttgttttaaagatttaagttttctttgtttttcttgaaaataatagtttgttttatttctttttcacaGCAATCACGattcgatagacttccgcttagcattacttattattatattataataaaccTATATTTGGAAAAGAACTGTCTCTTACAATTACAGCAGGAGCGTctgtttgaataatttttcaaGAGTTTGAAGAACGATCTATATTGATCAGAACTGCTATTTTCACGGATGAAGCTTCCATGGTTTACAAGATtgtgttgaggcgtgacatcaTAAATAGAGGACTTCATTCAAGAACTAAGAGGGCAACACTTCTCaaaattttctctcttcttgtAATAAGATCTTATATTCTCTACGTattcaaaagagttgtaattcttagttcatctagctcttacaatttgtaataggcttaagtgttaaaaagagttagattatttcattgtttaatacacctaacttagaatacttttcaaagtgttcaacttgtaatctctattgtgagattgggatttgattttattaaagggacttgtaagaaatttcttcaaggggaagaacgtggtaaGAGAATATAGTGAGATCTTTTATTTTGTCTTAAAGTCAGATTAATAAAAGGcattgaaatcctacgggttgaaagagaacccatagccGGGGAGTAAcatgtttagaaccgaacctcgttaacatatcgtgtgttattcgttaagtttattttccgcacatacgttattgttttattactcgACCTAAAAACTAtcccagaaaacagtttttgaGAGGTCCCTCAATCTCTTAAGTTTTAGGTCCTTTTACCGGTGTAGATCATCATAGGTCTtgctaggcatggccacggggcaggttacccggaaccgaaccggtcccgaaccgcttggaaccggattcggaaccggaaccgtttgcgacaggttccgaaccgccccgaaccgcggaaccgtgaaaccgccggaaaaatacTTCATGAACCGGAGCTAAaaaaccgcggtttggaaccggaaccggtccgggtgaaccggtccaacggttccatggaaccggaaccggtccggttgaactggtccaacggttccgtggaaccggaatcgggaccggttcgggtgaaccggctcaacggttccatggaaccggaaccgcgAAAACTAGTCGTTATGTAGCCGTTGCATTTTCCCCTATAAATACCTAGGAAACACGGACACGGCACCTAACTggcgtgtcccgtgtcggacacgtgtcggacacggacacgcgacggacacgcgaaaatccgtgtccgacacgccaaatgaagtgtccaatattttaatattttttcggacacgtggacacggcaaggacacgcgacggacacggcaagggacacggcaaggacacttgtgttgtttttattttaaaaaaaaacaattgaaaacaaaatcagTAGACACTATCACAGTAAGCGAACAATCGAATTCCATATTTTCATTTCCCTCTCAATTCCCTCTCTTGCTCTCAGCCTCTCACTCCTcctctaaccctaaaaactcGAACTCacctcttcctccacctccATCACGCCACCGCCACCGCTGCAACTACTCGAACTCGAACTCGGTCGGTGCTGCAACTGGTGGCTGCTGCTTCCCTGTGGGCTGTGGGTTATTCGAATCCAATCAAAGCATCCCAAAAAatcgaaatttttgattttgtttaaggtattttcactctttatcctaaatcctaatcttaatcttgttctaatctttaatctaaGTGTTAATCTAATTGTTTTTGAGGTTTGCTGCCATTGTTGGCTGCTGCACTGCAGCATATATGCCTATATGGCTAATTGGCTAGTGGGAAGAGCAAGTAGCCCATACCTTCTTAAATGCTATTTCAAGGCTGCTTCTTTtcataactattattttttcccaaatatttacaattatattagctaattactatttttaagtGTGTTCACATAAAACTAAATATGAATTTTCATTGGAgaagttttatttgttcttctcatttgaattttgtttgtaGAAAGGTTGTTCATTTATTTGAAAGCATGAAAATTAGAGATTTTgtatttggatttggatttcAATTAGCTTTGAAATTGTTGAAGAAAGTTGCTTTAGCAATTGGTACCATCACGTGGTTTGCTTTGTTCTATCACTCATGAAAGCTGGAATTTAGGACTGTATTCAATATTATGGTTTTGATCATATGCATCTGGAATTTAATACTTGCTGTCTTGCTGATTATGGAGCTCAAAATGCATAGCAACTGTTTGTTCATATCCATCTtcatttttagcattttttttaatgtgtttgttaatgttatttgttaatcttgatttttaaatctttaattgTGGTTGTTTATATTTGAAGAGTTCAATCATGTCTAGTAGTGGGGCTAGTGGCTCTGATTCATGCAATGTTAGTGGTGATGCTACAAAAGAAGAGGGTGATTTCGGTTCTTATCCTTTGTGGAAATATGTTGTTAAAGGGGACAAAATGAGTGGAGGTGGGGGTAATTATACTTGGCAATGCAACTTTTGCAAACAAATAAAGAGTGGTTCATATACTAGAGTTAGAGCACATTTGATGGGTGTTGCAAAAGGTGGAATTAGTCAATGTCCTAATGTAACAAATGAGGATAGAATACAAATGAGAAACTTAGAAAGACAAGTTGAGCAATATAAAGAATCTAGACAACCAAAAAGACCACCACTTCCTAGTCAATCTTTGTCTTCTGAAACTTCTCTTTCACCAACTTCATATGCCAAGAAAAGAAAATCTGACAACCCAATCACCAAAGCTTTTGATATACAAGCTCGAAACAACTTAGATGCTGAGATAGCAAGGATGTTTTTTACTGGAGGATTGCCTTTCAACCTTTGTCGAAACCCTTACTATGTTAGTTCATACAACTATGCTGCCACAAATAATATTCCTGGTTACAAGCCTCCTGGTTACAATAAAATGAGAACCACTTTGTTAGATagagagaaagaaaatgttGAAAGGCTTTTAGAACCAACAAAGGCTActtggagggaaaaaggggtaaGTATAGTGAGTGATGGGTGGAGTGATCCACAAAGGAGACCTTTAATTAACCTCATGGTGGCTTGTGAAGTTGGTCCTCTGTTCTTAAAGGCCGTTGATTGCTCAAGAGAGGTAAAGGATAAAGACTTTATTGCTAGTTTGTTGAATGATGCCATTGAAGAAGTTGGAGATGACAAATTTGTTGTACAAATTCTCACTGATAATCCAAGCAATTGCAAGGCCGCTGGAGAACTTATAGAGGGTAGATATCCACATATATTTTGGACACCATGCATTGTTCACACTCTTAACCTTGCTCTTAAAAACATTTGTAATGCTAAAAATGTTTCAAACAATGAGGAGGTTTATGATGAGTGTCATTGGATAACCGAAGTTCATGGAGATGCTTTATTTGTCAAAAACTACATAATGAACCATTCAATGAGGTTAGCTATATTTAATAAGTTCTCTCCATTAAAGCTTCTTTCTGTCGGTGATACTCGCTTCGCTTCGGTAGTTGTCATGTTAAAGAGGATGAAACTTCTTAAACCAACTCTTCAATCCATGGTTGTTAGTGAGGCTTGGTCCACATATCGTGATGATCATCGTGGACAAGCTACACTTGTGAGGGAAAAGATTCTAAATGACGATTACATCCTTGATTTTACTCGTCCCATTTATGACATGATAAGAGCATGTGATACCGACAAAGCATCACTTCATCTAGTATATGAAAAATGGGATTCAATGATTTCAAAGGTGAAGGAGATCATATATAACCATGAGCATAAACAAAGGCATGAGTATTCTTCTTTCTTTAGTGTGGTCGAAACAATACTTCTTAGCCGTTGGAAGAAAAGCAACACTCCACTTCATTGTTTGGCACATTCTTTGAATCCAAGGTAAAGGAGATcatattgtatgtttaaatgtttaaagcATTAGATTATGCATTAActaaattttcttcttttttatgtatttaaaaGGTATTATAGTGACGTGTGGCTTAAAGAGGTCCCCGGTAGAGTTGCTCCACATGTTGACAATGAAATTTCCACACAAAGATTCAATTGCTTCAGAAGATTGTTTTAAGACTTGGAAGATAGAAGAAAGGTTAATATGGAGTATGCTATTTTCTCGGCAAGAGATGGTGGTGTATTTACCGAACCGGAATGCTTGAATGATATGTACTTGATGGCTCCAAAGCATTGGTGGGCAACTTATGGTTCACAAGTTCCGATGCTTCAAGCATTAGCATTCAAGTTGTTAGGACAACCATCATCTTCCTCttgttgtgagaggaattaGAGCACATataaattcattcattcatgtaCTAGAAACAAACTTGCACCAAAACGTGCTCAAGATTTGGTgtacattcataacaatcttcgTTTGCTTTCAAGGAGAGGTGAGGCTTATAACAAGGGAAGAACAAGGTTGTGGGATGTTGGAGGAGATGACTTTGGAAATCTAGAAGATTCTATTTGTCTTGGCATGAAGGATCTTTCTCTTGATGAGCCCGAGTTGGAAACTAATTTTGTAgcggaggatgatgatggatgtcatatggatgatgtgtgatgatcaaacttaaatttacctatttatttggttttctttgatttggtttgtatgactatttttaagtactcttgttgtttatttggtacttatttgaattttatgtgagttttatatttttaaagtgttttttttacaaatatcaaatgaaagattgtaaaattatctttaatttgatatatttattatattaccattttcgtgtccccgtgtccaccatttttaagttggcgttttcccgtacccgtgtcgtgtccgtgtccgtgtccgtgtccgtgtccgttttagtgcaacctagataaatactcatcacattcaatcattttcattcacaactcatctcttctcctactctctctacttactctctctacttaattctttaattacgcaattattctcttaattacataattagtcttttaattatttcttaatttagttaattacataattagtctattaattatttatttatttcttaattctattattatttcaatattatcaatcatgtcttcatttttgaaaaaagcctcaaaaaaagttactaaagtggcaaaaccattgggaggttccagctcctccaaaagaaaggccacttctactccgtcggtatcaacaacaccttccattagtaattataattatgaaccaaattatccagaagggtacgacccagaattacataattatgcagaagaagtggaaacagaaatacaaattgatgaagaagaacaacaagaagaggaaccaacgacccctattgggatacatatatctcgacagtcatcaacaagatcacatgaagaacaacaacaacaacgacaagctcatggtaaacgagtcaatttccaaactatcggttagttttataattttattcttcaaattaactaaattttaaattatttatttatttaattatagttttataattttaaattatttatttagatgaagatgaaccagtaagacaaccttttccggcaatgccacctcctagtggtagagttgtttcacatgtgtagtcgtatttcacaaaagaaccaaccgagaatccagatattttcttatgcacttgtcaaatttgtgaaagtcaagcagtaaagcccttagtttcatacagtttcgccagaggtaaatactttttaagttttttatacatacattatatattcatattttataaaaatttatttattgtattttgtgaatacgtgttaggtggtggtacgggatcttttaacaaacatttggcaaagaagcatggaatcacaaaagaaactcatgcagcaagcggcagcgggaccacaagtggaactagaagccgacagacacagtgggacattcccagcacaggtatgccttttagatataatcgtaatgatatgattgatgaattttctaggtatgtaatttgtgatgaattgccttttaaccacggtgaaagtagggcatacgagcgttacgCTAGAAAAACTATGCAACCACAacatagagcaatccctaggagcactcttaaaagacgcacaattaaattatatgaatcaatgcgctatgaattagttgaaatgtttaaatcttttaatggtagggttagcataacaactgacatttggtctgctccccacatttagaatcttatatgtgtgtaacagcacattggatagatcaaaattggattattcaaaaaagaataattgcttttgagacaatgccagaaagacataccggtgaaaacataaaatatagattagtagagatatgtagagaatggaacgtattagataagatattttgttgttcaactgataatgcaaccgcgaacattaaatgtctagaacttttgtataacgaacctgcatttagttttatccttgggggtagcttattacacatacgttgttgtgcgcatatagttaacttatcttgccaagctggcataaaacaattaagcgatttattagaaccaattagggatatagtgaaatggcttaggattggaaagataaagagacgatacaaacaattatgtgaccaatatcaacttaaaaaagtgtattggtcattagatactcctacacgttggggctcaaccaacgatttattaagaaaggcgattgcttatcgtccagttataacacaactatatagtgagtgtacagatagttacatagctgatgacacttgggaattagctataggtgtacataacatattagaagcatatgaccacgcgactaagattttttcatatgtttatgaaccgaacgttcacttagtaataagtgagtgtgttactattttttatcatctccttaaatatacgcatgatgatactaacccatatttgaagccgattcttgcatatatgatggaaaaatggaaggcatattttaccgaatttccttatatttatggaatcgcaaccattttggacccatgttttaaaactgaggtccttactaaagttataggattttactaccaatcgttagatcgcccgcctactgatgtacataattatgtaggaacatgtaaaaaatatttagcagaactctatgattattacgctagtgtgtataacccaaaacgcgatacgtctaggcgtgctagcgtttcggcacgtccctcttactataattcggtaatagctaatataatgagtcaagatgatagttttgtaggatcatcttcttcctcgacctcatatttagaactagatagttatcttaaacaccacattgaaatagaccaaggtagctataatattttagagtggtggaaagaaaaatctgtaaaatttcccattttatcgagaattgcaaaggatatccttgcaattgccgcgtcaacaattgcgtcggagtctgcttttagtgcaggtagaagagttttggacgaaaagagatctcgtcttgctccacagagtattcaaatatgtgtttgcaagaaagattgggatcaagcggagattcgaacacaaggactaaggaatgatgatgatcaagacgacgatgatgatccatggatgatgatggatacatctacatcatcgtcaggaggagagtcagcggaagcatctaaccaaccacatgatgatgacgaagacgaataggatcaatccgacaacgataaatcaacattcaacaactataaataaaaggtatgacaaagaactacgtgggctttgattccttcgggatacgtaggcagcttagtattcctttgggtactaggttcaagtccattttctcccttttttttattaatcatctttatcgacattatcattgattcgtttgttattaatttatttttttcattctttttagtaaatatttcaataacgatgacaacttgacatgcaatgaatttcgctaataatcaagtaatcatcaaaggtacgtccgcaatattatagtatttttttattatataaatatttaaagaaaaaataaaaatggaactgATGGttcgacccgcccgtcccgtgagttggaaccgccggaaccgcctcatgaaccgccaaggaaccgtttggaaccgcccggaaccggaaccattcgcgacaggttccaaatggaaccggaaccggatggaaccggaacggaacaggaccaacccggaccgtggccatgcctaggtcTTGCATTACATTTGGTGTTGGTTTGTTGGCTAAAGAGGATACCGAGTCATGTAAGTGGTTGTTTAGGACTTTTTCATACTTTATTGTGAATTGTATGCCTATTTATTTCATAACTGATCAAGACCCTGCAATGAAAATTGCAATTAAGAATGTTTTGCCAAATACAATACATAAACTTTGTATGTGGCACATAATTAGCAAAGTCACAGAAAAAGTAGGACCTGAATTGAACAAAGATgagtttttttttgaaagaattaaatatttgtgtGTGAAATGTTGAACAAGAAGAAAGTGAGTTTGAGGAGAAATGGGAGGCAATCATGATAAAGTGTAATCTTCTTGAGGATAAATGGTTTCGTAACTTGTTTAGTATACGAGACCAATGGATACCGGCATATTTTAGGGATATCACATTGGGAAGGATTTTGAGAATTACATCTAGATCAGAGAgcattaacaatttttttaacaatttttcaaaCCCACACATGACGTTTGTTGAATTTTACATGAGCTATGAAAGTGAAATGGATGCCCAAAGATATAACCAAGAAAAGCTAAATGTATCATCACTTCATACGGTACCCCAATTAAAAACTCCATTGCCAATTGAAAAGCATGCTAGTGAAGTCTATACAAGAACAATATTTTTACTATTTCAATATGAAGTTTATAAGTCTAGTTTCAAGACTTATATTCAAAGTATTGAAAAAAGTGAAAGTGTTGAAACTATAACTGTTTTGGACTCGGTATTAGAAAAGATGTACAAAGTCACATTTATTGCAGGAAGTTCAATTGATGAGCTTCAACTAGATTGTGGATGTAACTTGTTCAAACGTATATGCCTATTATGTTGTCATGCGATTTGTGTTATGAGTGCAAGGAAAATAACACAAATCCCAAAGCAATATATCTTGGATCGTTGGACAAAACTAGCTAtgacgaagcttatttttgataTGCATGGCAATTTGATTGAAGACCATAAAAATTTGGACAACACTGGAAAGTTGTTGGGGGAAGTTTGGTCGAAAATATTCCATTGTGTTGGTTTAGCTGAAGGGAGTCACTAGTgaaaaaaacctcgtttgctgcggtttttcagccatttttttgctgcggttttggcccccaacaatagtgatagcagcaaatgtcctactttaaatgctgcggttaaaaaccgcagcaaataagggcattatttgctgcggtcaaaacAAAACCGCAGGAAATaaggaggagtatttgctgcggtcagaggaaaaaccgcagcaaataagtggggaattatttttgtttgtgtcattaatcaaagcttctgcacaacattaatccttgcataaccaaggccttaatcagccccggtttcgcatcaataccaagtttgagctactttatgcgcaaaaatg from the Amaranthus tricolor cultivar Red isolate AtriRed21 chromosome 12, ASM2621246v1, whole genome shotgun sequence genome contains:
- the LOC130828677 gene encoding uncharacterized protein LOC130828677; the encoded protein is MNRTRKESKKAHSSQARRNLPQKVVIQATYQANPDPPSQSSIMSSSGASGSDSCNVSGDATKEEGDFGSYPLWKYVVKGDKMSGGGGNYTWQCNFCKQIKSGSYTRVRAHLMGVAKGGISQCPNVTNEDRIQMRNLERQVEQYKESRQPKRPPLPSQSLSSETSLSPTSYAKKRKSDNPITKAFDIQARNNLDAEIARMFFTGGLPFNLCRNPYYVSSYNYAATNNIPGYKPPGYNKMRTTLLDREKENVERLLEPTKATWREKGVSIVSDGWSDPQRRPLINLMVACEVGPLFLKAVDCSREVKDKDFIASLLNDAIEEVGDDKFVVQILTDNPSNCKAAGELIEGRYPHIFWTPCIVHTLNLALKNICNAKNVSNNEEVYDECHWITEVHGDALFVKNYIMNHSMRLAIFNKFSPLKLLSVGDTRFASVVVMLKRMKLLKPTLQSMVVSEAWSTYRDDHRGQATLVREKILNDDYILDFTRPIYDMIRACDTDKASLHLVYEKWDSMISKVKEIIYNHEHKQRHEYSSFFSVVETILLSRWKKSNTPLHCLAHSLNPRYYSDVWLKEVPDRRKVNMEYAIFSARDGGVFTEPECLNDMYLMAPKHWWATYGSQVPMLQALAFKLLGQPSSSSCCERN
- the LOC130828678 gene encoding protein FAR1-RELATED SEQUENCE 5-like, which codes for MIKCNLLEDKWFRNLFSIRDQWIPAYFRDITLGRILRITSRSESINNFFNNFSNPHMTFVEFYMSYESEMDAQRYNQEKLNVSSLHTVPQLKTPLPIEKHASEVYTRTIFLLFQYEVYKSSFKTYIQSIEKSESVETITVLDSVLEKMYKVTFIAGSSIDELQLDCGCNLFKRICLLCCHAICVMSARKITQIPKQYILDRWTKLAMTKLIFDMHGNLIEDHKNLDNTGKLLGEVWSKIFHCVGLAEGSH